A section of the Agrobacterium tumefaciens genome encodes:
- a CDS encoding aldolase/citrate lyase family protein — protein sequence MPAAENRFKTAIHAGKPQIGLWLDMGEAITAEIAGTAGFDWLVIDGEHGPNDLRSIIEQLRALATSAAEPVVRVPVGESWMIKQLLDAGARTLLVPMVDSAEQARGLVSAMHYPPRGIRGMGAAVARASAFNTITDYADTASDSVCLLVQAETRAAIDDLDHILAVEGVDGVFIGPADLAADMGYLGRFDEPEVQKVIEAAITKIVKAGKAAGILTFNEAYNRRYLELGASFVAVGADVTAFSNTLRALSARYKGGATPAPSRSGY from the coding sequence ATGCCCGCTGCCGAAAACCGTTTCAAAACCGCGATCCATGCGGGCAAGCCGCAAATCGGCCTCTGGCTCGACATGGGCGAGGCTATTACGGCGGAAATCGCTGGAACCGCGGGGTTCGACTGGCTGGTGATCGATGGTGAACATGGACCGAATGACCTGCGCAGCATCATCGAGCAGTTGCGGGCGCTTGCGACGTCTGCTGCCGAGCCTGTCGTGCGGGTGCCTGTAGGCGAAAGCTGGATGATCAAACAGTTGCTGGATGCCGGCGCCCGCACGCTGCTCGTGCCGATGGTCGATTCGGCGGAGCAGGCGAGGGGGCTTGTCAGCGCCATGCATTACCCGCCGCGGGGCATTCGCGGCATGGGTGCTGCTGTCGCCCGCGCCTCGGCGTTCAACACCATCACCGATTACGCCGACACCGCTTCAGACAGCGTGTGCCTGCTGGTGCAGGCCGAAACGCGGGCTGCGATCGACGATCTCGATCATATTCTGGCTGTAGAGGGTGTGGACGGCGTCTTCATCGGTCCGGCTGATCTGGCGGCCGATATGGGCTATCTTGGCCGCTTTGACGAGCCGGAAGTGCAGAAGGTTATCGAGGCGGCGATCACCAAGATCGTCAAGGCAGGCAAGGCCGCCGGCATCCTCACCTTCAATGAGGCCTATAATCGCCGTTACCTCGAGCTTGGCGCGTCCTTCGTGGCGGTCGGCGCCGATGTGACGGCGTTTTCAAACACTCTTCGGGCTCTATCGGCCCGCTACAAGGGCGGAGCGACGCCCGCACCCTCCCGATCCGGTTACTGA
- a CDS encoding NAD(P)/FAD-dependent oxidoreductase, which produces MTGRLVIVGAGQAAFALASKLRALKDERPITIIGSEDAYPYQRPPLSKKYLLGEMSFDRLMFRPEGWYSENNVEIRLSTWVEEIDRASRTVRMQDGSTLSYDRLVLATGASPRLLPASIGGDLEGVLTVRDKRDADRLMEEMKPGRRLLVIGGGYIGLEAAAVARKLGLEVTLIEMADRILQRVAAKDTADIMRGIHQAQGVSIREKTGLVRLVGMDGRVAAAELSDGSVLDVDFVIVGIGVTPNDRLARESGLDVGNGIVVDDYTRTSDSAIHAVGDCALLPWRGQNVRLESVQNAVDQAEAAAAVLAGTDAAYDPKPWFWSDQYDTKLQIAGFNLGYDETVLRQGAREGSWSVWYFRDGRFVAVDAVNDAKAYVAGKKLLDTGAEPDRAILADPSADLKLLLS; this is translated from the coding sequence GTGACGGGAAGGCTGGTAATCGTCGGGGCGGGGCAGGCCGCTTTCGCGCTGGCGTCGAAGCTTCGGGCGCTGAAGGATGAGCGACCGATCACCATCATCGGCTCCGAGGACGCCTATCCCTATCAGCGGCCGCCGCTTTCCAAAAAATACCTTCTGGGCGAGATGAGCTTTGACCGGCTGATGTTCCGGCCGGAAGGATGGTATTCCGAAAATAACGTCGAAATCCGGCTGTCCACCTGGGTGGAAGAGATCGACCGCGCCAGCAGGACAGTGCGCATGCAGGATGGCAGCACGCTCTCCTACGACAGGTTGGTGCTGGCAACCGGCGCATCGCCCCGTCTCTTGCCTGCCAGCATTGGTGGTGATCTGGAAGGCGTCTTGACCGTCCGCGACAAGCGCGATGCCGACCGGCTGATGGAAGAGATGAAGCCGGGCCGCCGGCTGCTGGTGATCGGCGGCGGTTATATCGGTCTCGAAGCGGCCGCCGTCGCCCGCAAACTCGGCCTAGAGGTAACGCTGATCGAGATGGCTGACCGTATTCTCCAGCGCGTCGCGGCGAAGGATACCGCCGATATCATGCGTGGGATTCATCAAGCGCAGGGCGTATCGATCCGCGAAAAGACCGGCCTCGTGCGCCTTGTCGGCATGGATGGCCGCGTGGCAGCTGCCGAGCTTTCAGACGGTTCGGTGCTTGATGTGGATTTCGTCATCGTCGGCATCGGTGTGACGCCGAACGATCGCCTTGCCCGCGAATCGGGCCTGGATGTCGGCAATGGCATTGTCGTGGACGATTACACCCGCACCTCCGATAGCGCCATCCACGCGGTCGGCGATTGCGCTCTGCTGCCCTGGCGTGGCCAGAACGTGCGTCTCGAATCGGTGCAGAATGCCGTCGACCAGGCCGAGGCCGCCGCCGCTGTTCTGGCCGGCACTGATGCGGCCTATGATCCCAAGCCTTGGTTCTGGTCCGATCAATATGACACGAAGCTGCAAATTGCCGGCTTCAATCTCGGTTACGACGAAACGGTGCTGAGGCAGGGTGCCCGCGAGGGCAGCTGGTCCGTCTGGTACTTCCGCGATGGCCGGTTCGTCGCTGTCGATGCCGTCAACGACGCCAAGGCCTATGTTGCCGGCAAAAAGCTTCTCGATACCGGTGCGGAGCCGGATCGTGCCATCCTGGCGGATCCGTCCGCCGATCTGAAATTGCTGCTCTCCTGA
- a CDS encoding pyridoxal phosphate-dependent aminotransferase has product MSAFSRLTPLATSLPSTVPFVGPEAIERNRGLKVEARIGANESGFGPAPSVLLAMRDAAADTWMYSDPENFELKEALAIHHGVARGNIAIGGGVDGLLGEIARLIVGPGTPVVTSLGGYPTFNYHVNGFGGKLVTTPYVDNHENLDGLLDLVHKEDAPLVYFANPDNPMGSWWDASDVIAFARALPETCLLILDEAYCETAPASAVPAIDALIGQPNILRMRTFSKAYGLAGARVGYAIGTLGNVEAFDKIRNHFGMARISVAGALAALKDQAYLHEVVGRIAAARERISAIARHNGLSPLPSATNFVTIDCHRDGTFARAIVDGLMDHGVFIRMPGVAPLNRCIRVSVGPDDKLDLFEQALPKVLKALG; this is encoded by the coding sequence ATGTCAGCCTTTTCTCGCCTCACGCCACTTGCCACCTCGCTTCCCTCTACCGTTCCTTTCGTTGGTCCCGAGGCCATCGAGCGGAACCGGGGGTTGAAGGTGGAGGCGCGGATCGGCGCCAATGAAAGCGGCTTTGGTCCTGCCCCTTCCGTGCTGTTGGCCATGCGGGATGCCGCAGCCGACACCTGGATGTACAGCGATCCTGAAAATTTTGAGTTGAAGGAAGCGCTTGCCATTCACCACGGCGTTGCCCGCGGCAACATTGCCATTGGCGGCGGGGTCGATGGCTTGCTTGGGGAAATCGCCCGTTTGATCGTCGGTCCGGGCACGCCTGTTGTAACCTCACTTGGGGGCTATCCGACTTTCAATTATCACGTGAACGGCTTTGGCGGAAAGCTCGTCACCACGCCCTACGTGGATAATCACGAGAACCTCGACGGGCTTCTCGATCTGGTTCACAAGGAAGATGCCCCGCTCGTCTATTTCGCCAATCCCGACAACCCGATGGGCAGCTGGTGGGATGCGAGCGACGTGATTGCTTTTGCGCGAGCGCTGCCGGAAACCTGCCTTCTCATTCTGGATGAGGCCTATTGCGAGACGGCGCCCGCGAGCGCGGTGCCCGCCATCGATGCGCTGATCGGCCAGCCGAACATTTTGCGCATGCGGACTTTCTCGAAAGCCTACGGTCTTGCCGGCGCGCGCGTCGGTTACGCTATCGGTACGCTCGGCAATGTGGAAGCCTTCGACAAGATCCGCAATCACTTCGGCATGGCCCGCATCTCGGTCGCCGGGGCACTCGCCGCCTTGAAGGATCAGGCCTATCTGCACGAGGTGGTTGGCAGAATCGCCGCGGCTCGTGAGCGCATTTCCGCGATCGCTCGTCATAATGGCCTCTCCCCGCTTCCATCGGCCACCAATTTCGTCACGATCGATTGCCACCGCGACGGCACCTTTGCCCGCGCCATCGTGGACGGACTGATGGACCACGGCGTCTTCATCCGCATGCCGGGCGTCGCCCCGCTCAACCGCTGCATCCGCGTCAGCGTCGGCCCGGACGACAAGCTCGACCTGTTCGAACAGGCGCTACCGAAGGTTCTGAAGGCGCTGGGGTGA
- a CDS encoding sel1 repeat family protein, translating to MARFDISDIEMAAGGETRADTLCNLGLVYATGRGCKVDLVAAHKWLNIAAIRGSERAASLRADLARNMTKAELAEALRAARDWMTMH from the coding sequence ATGGCACGCTTTGACATCAGCGATATCGAAATGGCTGCCGGTGGCGAAACCCGCGCCGACACTCTTTGCAATCTTGGCCTGGTCTATGCGACCGGCCGAGGCTGCAAGGTCGATCTGGTCGCAGCACATAAGTGGCTCAACATCGCCGCGATCCGCGGATCGGAAAGAGCCGCTTCCCTGCGTGCGGACCTTGCCCGCAACATGACGAAAGCGGAACTGGCCGAAGCGCTGCGCGCCGCCCGCGACTGGATGACGATGCACTGA
- a CDS encoding DUF2147 domain-containing protein, with protein sequence MKRVMIIAATLLMGSNLASAAEAIEGNWKTASGETAAIGPCGSAFCVTVKTGKHAGKQIGKLSGKGNSYSGEITDPANDKTYSGSATVSGSSLSMKGCVLKVLCKSQTWTRL encoded by the coding sequence ATGAAGCGTGTGATGATCATTGCCGCTACCCTGCTGATGGGAAGCAATCTTGCCTCGGCTGCAGAAGCCATCGAAGGAAACTGGAAAACGGCCAGCGGTGAGACGGCGGCGATAGGGCCATGCGGCAGCGCCTTTTGCGTGACGGTGAAGACCGGCAAACATGCCGGCAAGCAGATCGGCAAGCTTTCCGGCAAGGGGAACAGCTATTCGGGTGAAATCACCGATCCCGCCAACGACAAGACTTATAGCGGCTCCGCCACCGTTTCCGGCAGCTCGCTGAGCATGAAGGGCTGCGTGCTGAAGGTTCTTTGCAAATCGCAGACTTGGACGCGGCTGTAA
- a CDS encoding AAA family ATPase has product MPPALSTILIAGTSHVGKSTLAGQLSERLGWEAISTDSLARHPGRPWPGIPSAVDEFYRQLSADSIHWFLKVHHQNIWPRIRTLIDSRLDAGTPTILEGAALRPEFIAPLLGAPVTGVFLHAGNDFLLQRMRAEARYDEAAPRDRQIMKAFMERSLRENTEMLSSALDHHVPVFDVSKPQGIETLVAHLAALVFPG; this is encoded by the coding sequence ATGCCCCCTGCACTTTCGACCATTCTGATCGCCGGCACTTCCCATGTCGGGAAAAGCACGCTCGCCGGACAATTGAGCGAGAGGCTGGGTTGGGAGGCAATCTCCACGGACAGCCTGGCGCGCCATCCGGGGAGACCGTGGCCCGGCATTCCGAGCGCGGTTGACGAGTTTTACCGTCAGCTATCGGCAGACTCGATCCACTGGTTTCTCAAGGTTCATCACCAGAACATCTGGCCGAGGATTCGCACGTTGATCGACAGCAGGTTAGACGCGGGCACACCGACGATCCTCGAAGGTGCGGCACTTCGCCCTGAGTTCATCGCGCCCCTGCTCGGGGCCCCGGTTACCGGCGTTTTCCTTCATGCCGGCAATGACTTTCTCCTTCAGCGGATGCGTGCTGAGGCGCGATACGATGAGGCCGCTCCCAGAGACCGGCAGATCATGAAAGCGTTCATGGAGCGATCGCTCAGGGAAAACACCGAAATGCTTTCCTCGGCGCTGGACCATCATGTACCGGTTTTCGATGTCAGCAAACCTCAGGGCATCGAGACCCTCGTGGCTCATCTTGCCGCGCTGGTTTTTCCGGGCTGA
- the amn gene encoding AMP nucleosidase encodes MTIEKPTIPPLTFISPEPFAPQTFTDPKEAVAALAALYERNTKFLIDSFTALAKGAPITGRYRACYPQVSIETATFGHVDSRLSYGHVTAPGVYTTTVTRPELFRHYLKEQLGLLIKNHGVPVTVSESATPIPLHFAFGEGAYVEAAAASSLSDVPLRDLFDTPDLNNTDDLIANGEYDQVPGEPAPLAPFTAQRIDYSLARLSHYTATSASHFQNFVLFTNYQFYIDEFAAWARQMMKNGGEGYTAFVEPGNIITHAGSDKPETGAVLARLPQMPAYHLKKKGHAGITLVNIGVGPSNAKTITDHIAVLRPHAWLMVGHCAGLRNSQRLGDYVLAHAYVREDHVLDDDLPVWVPIPALAEVQLALEGAVAEVTGYEGFELKRIMRTGTVATIDNRNWELRDQAGPVKRLSQSRAIALDMESATIAANGFRFRVPYGTLLCVSDKPLHGELKLPGMATEFYRTQVAQHLQIGIRAVQKLAAMPTETLHSRKLRSFYETAFQ; translated from the coding sequence ATGACAATAGAAAAACCCACGATTCCGCCCCTCACCTTCATCAGCCCCGAGCCTTTCGCGCCGCAGACATTCACGGACCCGAAAGAGGCCGTCGCTGCTTTGGCAGCGCTTTATGAGCGCAATACGAAGTTTCTGATCGATTCATTCACGGCGCTTGCCAAGGGTGCGCCGATCACCGGCCGATATCGCGCCTGCTATCCACAAGTCAGCATCGAAACCGCGACATTTGGGCATGTCGATTCTCGCCTGTCCTACGGTCACGTGACAGCGCCGGGCGTCTACACGACGACCGTCACCCGACCGGAACTGTTCCGCCACTATCTCAAGGAGCAGCTGGGGCTTTTGATCAAGAACCACGGCGTTCCGGTCACGGTGTCGGAATCGGCCACGCCCATTCCGTTGCATTTCGCGTTTGGCGAAGGCGCCTATGTCGAGGCGGCGGCGGCATCGTCGTTGTCGGATGTGCCGCTGCGCGATCTCTTCGATACGCCCGACCTCAACAATACCGACGATCTCATTGCCAATGGCGAGTATGATCAGGTGCCGGGCGAACCCGCGCCGCTCGCGCCCTTCACCGCGCAGCGCATCGATTATTCACTCGCCCGCCTCAGCCATTATACGGCCACCAGCGCCAGCCATTTCCAGAACTTCGTGCTGTTCACCAACTACCAGTTCTATATCGACGAATTCGCCGCCTGGGCCCGGCAGATGATGAAGAACGGTGGCGAGGGTTACACCGCCTTTGTGGAGCCGGGCAACATCATTACCCATGCAGGTTCCGACAAGCCGGAGACGGGTGCGGTGCTCGCCCGCCTGCCGCAGATGCCCGCCTATCACCTAAAGAAAAAGGGCCATGCCGGCATTACGCTCGTCAATATCGGGGTCGGCCCCTCCAACGCCAAGACGATCACCGACCACATCGCCGTGCTGCGTCCGCATGCCTGGCTGATGGTCGGTCATTGCGCCGGCCTTCGCAACAGCCAGCGGTTGGGCGATTATGTACTGGCGCATGCCTATGTGCGCGAGGATCACGTACTGGACGACGACCTGCCGGTCTGGGTGCCCATCCCGGCTCTCGCCGAAGTGCAGCTGGCGCTGGAAGGCGCCGTCGCGGAAGTGACGGGTTACGAGGGTTTCGAGCTGAAGCGCATCATGCGCACCGGCACCGTCGCCACCATCGACAACCGCAACTGGGAGCTTCGCGATCAGGCAGGCCCGGTCAAGCGCCTGTCGCAGTCGCGCGCCATTGCGCTCGATATGGAATCCGCCACGATCGCCGCCAACGGCTTCCGCTTCCGCGTGCCCTACGGCACCCTGCTCTGCGTCTCCGACAAGCCGCTGCATGGCGAATTGAAGCTGCCCGGCATGGCGACGGAATTTTACCGCACGCAGGTCGCCCAGCATCTCCAGATCGGCATCCGCGCCGTGCAAAAGCTCGCCGCCATGCCGACGGAAACGCTGCATTCGCGGAAGCTCAGAAGCTTTTACGAAACGGCGTTCCAGTAA